Sequence from the Saccharopolyspora pogona genome:
TAGGCGGCGGGGTCGAGGTGGTCGACCTGGCCGCTGGCGACCGACGAGAGGATCCCTTCGAGTCCGATGTAGACCGCTCGGGTCAGCATCCCGCGATGCTGCTCGCCGAGGGTCTGGGTCTGGCCGCGAACCTCGAACAGCACCGCGCCGCTGCCGTTGAGCTGGAACGCGCCGAGTCCGGTGCCCGGCAGGTTGATGTCCTGCGGGTAGAGGGTGATGTTGCCGAAGTCGGGGTTCTGGTTGGCCGCAGCCTGCAGCGCGTTGTATGCGGCCACGTTGAGCTGTTTGGAGTACTCCGGACGGTAGGTGTCGGCGAACTCGGCGTACTCGGCACCCGCGTGGGTGGCGGCATCGGCGACGAACTTGCCGGACAGACTCAAGGTCACATACCGGTCCGTGCCCGGAACCGTGTAGCAGGCGCCCTGGTGGTGCAGGTCGATGTAGGTGTCGACCGTGCCGAACTCGGCTTGTAGCGAGCGGTAGACGTCGCGCACCGCCTGGGTCTCCGGGCTGATGAACCAACCCGGCCGATCGCCGCTGCCGGGGAAGTCCTGCGGCTGCGGCTGGTAGTCGAGGTTCGGGTTGTAGTCCCGGTTGACGTCGAAACCGGGCCGCTGCGAGTAGTCATCGCCTTGCCGGGGCGCGGTGTAGTAGTTCCACGCCGGCGGTGCGGTGGCCAGCTGCGGGAAGCGCTTCTGCACCTCCTGCCACGTCATGTCGTTGCCGCGTCGGTCCAGTACCGCCCCGTCAGGATTGATCTTCGGCATCGCCACCACGGTCAGCTTCTCGCGGATCTGCCTGGCCCGGCTGGAATCCGAGGTGCCCAGGAAGTCGAGCAGATCGAGCACCGCGTCCGGTCCGGTCTTCTCGTTGCCGTGGATTTCGGCGGTGACGAACACGACCTTGGGGCCGGTGCCGACGCGCGCGAGGAACATGTCGCGGCCCCGGTTCGACTCACCGACGGTCTCCACCGCGACCCGCCCCGCGCTGACCCGCTCGATCCGATCGAGCTCGACGAGGAGTTCGTCGTAGCTGGTGAACTCGCTGATCGGGTTCTCCCGCGGCTCTTCGCTGCACGGTGGTGGGGCCGCCATCGTCAGCGGAGCGGTGGCCGCCGCAGGCGGGATTGCCGACCCCGCGACCACGGCTGCCAGGGCCAGCACGCGCATCCGGTTCATGCAGAACTCCTCGCCGTCGCAGTGACGGCCCCAGCCAAACCGATCACGACCAAAGCCACAATCGGCCATGAGTGGACATCTCGGACTCTTGGAGCCGGATGGACAAAAGTTGGCTGCACGCCTATCAAGAACTGGTGCGAATCTCGGAAGAACCCCGCGTCAAGGACACAACAGCGTTGCAGCATCGGTCTTTTCGGCATCTGCTGGTAGCGACCGTCGGCGGTTTTGCGGGATACGTGCTGCTACTTCCGGTCCTCCCGCTATGGGCGGTAACGGGCGGTGCTGGTGAGGTTGCGGCCGGCGCGACCAACGCCGTCTTCATGCTGGTGACAGTTCTGACCCAGCTCGGCATGCCGTGGCTACTCAAACACATCGACCACCGCGTTGCTTTCGCCTCGGGCACGATGCTGATCGGCTTGCCGACCCCGTTGTACGCGCTGTCCAGCGACCTGTGGCTGCTGCTCGGTGTTTCCAGCATGCGAGGAGTCGGCTTCGGCCTCCTCACGGTGACCGGCGCAGCGCTGGTGGTCGAGCTCGTGCCCGCTGCGCAACGCGGCCGGGCGGCTGGGCTCTACGGGTTGTCGGTCGGCTTGCCAAACGTTCTGTTCCTCCCCGCTGGCGTGTGGTTGACGCAGCAGATCGGATTCGGCCCGCTGTTCTGGATCGCGGGTGCCCTGCCCGTGGCGGCCACCGCTGCCGTGCTGGGGATGTCGCGGGTGCGGGCCAAACCCGCGCAGCGCTCGGGCACCTCCGCGTTCCCCCTCGCGTTGCTGCCGTCCTGGATCGTCATGACCGCTGCGGCGGTGGCGGCTGGCGGGCTCACGGCGTTCCTGCCGCTGGCAGTCGCCGGGTCGGTGGCCCCAGCCGCGCTGATGGCCTTCGGCGCATCCGCGATGCTGGGCCGGTGGGCAGCAGGACAGCTAGGCGACCGGCTTGGCCAACACCGCGTCCTGGTCCCCGCCGTGCTGCTGGCAGGCCTGGG
This genomic interval carries:
- a CDS encoding MFS transporter, translating into MDKSWLHAYQELVRISEEPRVKDTTALQHRSFRHLLVATVGGFAGYVLLLPVLPLWAVTGGAGEVAAGATNAVFMLVTVLTQLGMPWLLKHIDHRVAFASGTMLIGLPTPLYALSSDLWLLLGVSSMRGVGFGLLTVTGAALVVELVPAAQRGRAAGLYGLSVGLPNVLFLPAGVWLTQQIGFGPLFWIAGALPVAATAAVLGMSRVRAKPAQRSGTSAFPLALLPSWIVMTAAAVAAGGLTAFLPLAVAGSVAPAALMAFGASAMLGRWAAGQLGDRLGQHRVLVPAVLLAGLGTGLLAVAAWGADPLALLGAAAFGAGFGAVQNITLVVMFERTESGPASTAWNIAYDAGQGLGAIGFGALVTLSGYPTTFAVAAILITICIPLTTARRRRS
- a CDS encoding M14 family zinc carboxypeptidase, whose product is MNRMRVLALAAVVAGSAIPPAAATAPLTMAAPPPCSEEPRENPISEFTSYDELLVELDRIERVSAGRVAVETVGESNRGRDMFLARVGTGPKVVFVTAEIHGNEKTGPDAVLDLLDFLGTSDSSRARQIREKLTVVAMPKINPDGAVLDRRGNDMTWQEVQKRFPQLATAPPAWNYYTAPRQGDDYSQRPGFDVNRDYNPNLDYQPQPQDFPGSGDRPGWFISPETQAVRDVYRSLQAEFGTVDTYIDLHHQGACYTVPGTDRYVTLSLSGKFVADAATHAGAEYAEFADTYRPEYSKQLNVAAYNALQAAANQNPDFGNITLYPQDINLPGTGLGAFQLNGSGAVLFEVRGQTQTLGEQHRGMLTRAVYIGLEGILSSVASGQVDHLDPAAYDRIPPTDRGQQTMTATTDIEP